CATTGGTTTTGGTCACGATGCATTGGGCGCTGGCGGAATGTTTGTGGCGATCGTAGCTGGGCTGATTGCAGGATTTGTTTTGGTGATGTTGGGAAAATTCTCTTTCTTCAAAGAAGAATCGGTGATTCCGGATTTTGTTAGGGCGTGGTTTGATTCGATGCTGCCGATTGGAATCATTGTGATTTTTGGATGGGTCGTTGTCTTGATCATGAAAGTCGATCTGTATAATATCGTTTTAAGTATTTTTATGCCATTATCAAGTTTTATGGAATCACCAGGCGGCTTTGTCGGTATGATGTTCTTGATTTGTTTCTTATATTCAATGGGGATTTCAACTTGGGTGCTGACACCAGTCGTTCAACCAGTCTTATTAAAAGCAATTGCTGAAAATATTGCTCTCGTTCAAAATGGCACGGCAACTGTTGAAAATCTGAACTTAGTGACCAGCAGTACTTTGTATTCTGCTTATCTTTGGATTGGTGGAATCGGCTGTACGATGCCGCTTGTTTTAATGATGATGCGGGCTCGTTCTAAAAAAATCAGTGCTTTGGGGAAAGCTTGTATTGCACCTTCGATTTTTAATATCAACGAACCTGTGATTTTTGGTGCGGTTGCCTGGAATCCATTGTTGATGATTCCGATGTGGCTTCAGGGGATTATTTTACCGATCGTCATTTATATCTTTACCAAAGTGATCCCATTTGCGCCGATCCCCAAAGTTCAATTTGAACTGTGGTATTGTCCGTTTCCTTTTGCGACATGGTTTACAACTGGGACAGTTACGGGTTTGATTTTGATGGTCGTGATTTTTATGATATCAACCGCTATCTGGTACCCATTTTTCAAAGCATATGACGATCAAGAAACAAAAGCAGAGAACCAATCATTGAAGGAGGCCTGAAAGAATGGACGATTTATTATCAGAGCAAGCCATGAAAATTATTTTGTACGCTGGAGATGCTAGAGTCAATTGCCGAAATGCACTTGTAGCAGTGGAGAAAAATGATTTTGAGACGGCAAAAGCAGAAATGAAGATAGCGAAAAGTAATATTACACAAGCGCATCAAGTACAAACGAAGGCGATTCAAAGCGAAATGAGTGAAGAAGCTCAAGCACATCCTCACTCATTACTATTTACACACGCTCAAGATACATTGATGACGATTTACAGTGAGATCAATATGGCAAACCATTTGATCAAAATAGCAAAGCAACTCAATGAACGATTACGATTACTAGAAAAAGAATAAAGAAAAGAGGTAAGGCATATGTATCAAGTACCAAAAGGATTTCCAAAAGATTTTTTGTGGGGGGGCGCTGTTGCAGCAAATCAATGTGAAGGCGCTTATGAGTATGAAGGGAAAGGCACAAGTGTTGCTGATATCAATGAATTTAGAGCCGATCTGCCTTTAGAAAAACGTTCCAATGCAGAGATATCTACTAGTTATATTGAGGAAGCGCTGAACAGCAAAACAGGCGTATTTCCAAAAAGATGGGGGATAAATTTTAAGGAAACATATCCAGCAGATTTAAAATTATTGGGCGATATGGGCTTGAAATTATTCAGAACATCGATTGATTGGTCACGAATTTTTCCAAATGGTGACGATCTTGAACCGAATGAAGCTGGGCTTCAATTTTATGATCAGCTGATCGATGAAATTATTGCTAATGGGATGGAGCCGATGATCACTCTTTCTCATTATGAGATTCCTTTGAACCTGACATTGAAGTATCAAGGTTGGTATTCGCGGGAAGTCGCTGACTTCTTTATTCGTTATGCCAAGATCGTTTTAGATCGCTACAAAGGTAAAGTCAAATATTGGATCGTGATCAATCAGATCAATTTGATTGGGCATGAATCCTTCAATCATTTAGGAATTGCAGAAGATAAAGTGGATAATTTGTTAGAGGCAAAATATCAAGGGGTACATCATATGCTAGTGGCTTCTGCTGCAGTCACTGAATATGCGCATCAAGTAGATAAAAATTACGAAGTTGGCATGATGCTATGCGGAGGGCCAGAATACGCAGCAACTTGTCAGCCAGAAGATGTATTAGCAACGCTAAAAATCAATCAAATGCAGTATTTCTTCGCTGACGTATTACTACGAGGCTATTATCCCGGCTATGCATTTCGTTATTTTGAAGAGCGGGGGATCAATATTGCGTTTGCTGAAGAAGACGAGGCAGTTTTAAGAAACACAGCTGATTATATGTCCTTTTCATACTACTATACGCAAATTTGCGATGCAAAGCATGATGAACCTTACCGAAATAAAGAATTACCAGCAAACCCTTGGGGCTGGACGATCGATCCCTTAGGACTAAGAACCTTGCTGAATTCTTTTTATGATCGTTACCAGTGTCCGATCTACATTACTGAAAATGGGATCGGCTGTTATGACAAATTAGAAGCAGATGGAGCGATCCACGATGATTACCGAATCGATTATTACAAAGCACATATCGAACAAATGAAAGAAGCGATCAAAGACGGTGTAGATCTTAGAGGATATTGCGCGTGGGGGCTGATCGATATCATCAGCTGTTCTTCTTCAGAGATGAGTAAGCGTTATGGTTTTATTTATGTGGATCAGGATGATTATGGCAAAGGCAGTCAAAAACGCTATTTGAAAGATAGCTATGCCTGGATGAAACAAGTGATCGAAACGAATGGGGAAGTTTTATAATCGATGGGAGGAGTTGGATAGTGAAAAAAATTTTAGTAGGTCTTGTTGGGTTGGTATTTCTTTTGGGTGCCTGTAATACTGGAAAATCAGAAGAGAAAACAGATTCAACTGAAACAAAAGCAGCACAAGAAACAACTTTATATTTTGTCCGGCATGGGAAAACGATGTTCAATACAACGGGTCAGGTTCAGGGTTGGTCTGATACACCGCTAACTGATGAAGGGGTTCAAGGAGCTAAGGACTTAGCAGTAGGATTAAAAGAAACACCTTTTGTTTTAGCTTATTCAAGTGATTTAGGACGAGCGATGTCTACCGCCAATTATGTCTTGGCTGAAGGTGACCGTAAAGGGATCGAGCTGGAGACTTTATCTGGACTAAGAGAGTGGAATTATGGCGGCTATGAAGGTCGGGATAATGCGGATATGTGGACGCCAATTTTTGAAAAAAATGGTCTGAAATTTGATGAAGAGTGGACTCAATATGGGGAGCTGACAAGAAAATTAAGTGACGAAGAAATCGCAGATGAAATTGCCGCAAATGATAAAACTGGTACTGCTGAAAATTACAAAGAGATCGTTAAACGATCAAAAGAAGCGATGGACCAAATTTTAGCAGAAGCGAAAGCAAAAGGCGGCGGAAATGTGTTGATCGTGGCTCATGGTAGTGAAATCCCGACGATTTTGGAAATATTAGTTCCAGGAGGCTATCAAGGAGAAGACATCAAAAACTGTAGTGTAACGACGGTCAAGGTCAAAGATGCTGCATTTTCGATCGATAAAATCGGTGATCTAAGCTATTTGGAAAAAGGAAAAGAATAGAAAATATAGATGTAAGAGAATAGAAAAACCGTACGATGCATATCTTGCATTGTACGGTTCTTAGTTTATTCAACTCTGAAAAAGCCGATTATTTTCTAGTCAATTTTACCACGGCTTCACAACGTGCCGTTTGCGGAAACATATCTACTGATTGTAAATAATCGATCTCAAAAACTTTAGCTAAATCAACTAGATCTTTTGCTAAGGTCGATACGTTACAAGAAATATATACCATTTTTTTAGGCGGCTGCTTCATGATCGCTTTAAGTAGCTTTTGATCTACTCCAGTTCTAGGTGGATCAACAACGATTGCATCAGGCTTGAAACCAGCCTGTAACCATTTCGGCAATAACTCTTCTGCTGTGCCGACTTCATAATGCGTGTTGGTGAAACCTAAGCGCTCGGCATTGAGTTTGGCATCTTCGATCGCCGCAGGAATGATGTCCATTCCCCGAACTTCTTTAGCCTTCTTGGCTAGACTTAAACCGATCGTACCTACACCGCAATAAGCATCGACAACTGTTTCGTTTTCTTGTAAATCTAACGCTTTGATCGCTTCATTATAAAGAACCTCGGTTTGTTCTGGATTTAATTGGAAAAAGGCTCTTGGCGACAAGTCAAAAGTGACTTCATTGATTTTTTCTTCGATACTTTCTTTACCCCACAAATGGAGCGTTTCGTCACCCATAACGATCGACGTCCGTTTGTTTTGAACATTTTGCATAATTGACACAACTTCGGGAAGCTGTTGGGTGATTTCATCGATCAAAGCATGTTTTTGTGGGAATTTTTTTGATTGAGTGATGAAAACCACTTGAACTTCATTGGTTTTGATACCGACACGAACCATTAATGTGCGGAAAATACCGCTGTTTTTTCGTTCGTTATAAATCGGCAGTTGATATTTATTCAATAATTCAACTAAAGCGTTCATAACTTTTGTTGTGGCAGGTTGTTGTACAAGGCAATCATCGATCGGGACTAGATGGTGTGACTCAGCTTGATAAAGTCCCGCTTCGATCTCTCCATCAATTTTCCGTAACTGAAATTGGGCTTTATTCCGATAATTCCATGGATTTTTCATCCCAATGGTTTTTCGTAATGGATACTGCTCGAAATTTCTTGGTTTAAACTTATGCAACGCTTGCTTTAGTAGATCTTTTTTGAACGTTAACTGAGCTGGATAGGCTAAGTGCTGCAGCTGACAGCCGCCGCATTCTTCATAGACAGGACAAGGCGGTATGACACGTTCAGGTGCTGCTTTCACGATCTTAGTCAGCTGTCCTTCAACAAAACGGGGAGCAACTTTCGTAATTTTTACAGAAATATCTTCTTTAGGTAAGGCGCCGGGGACAAATACGATCGTCTTTTTGTAATAACCGATGCCTTCTCCGTTGATGCCTAAGCGTTTTATTTTTAAAGAAATACTTTGTCCTTCTTTTAATTGATGTGTGGTCATGGTTTCATCCTTTTATTTCATAGTTTTATAGAAACATTGTACAGTCGTTCTTGATCATTCATTTTTTACTTCTTCCTATTTTAGCACAATTTGACTGGTTTAGCTTCTGTCATTTATATGTTATAGTAGAATATATGTTCTCACTAGAAAGGCGGAGGAAGATGGAAACAATCACGAAAATCACGAAGGACAAAGGA
This sequence is a window from Enterococcus wangshanyuanii. Protein-coding genes within it:
- a CDS encoding PTS sugar transporter subunit IIC translates to MNKLIFWLENSFSPKMNKVNNNPWIVSIKDSIMQTLPFIFLGSVFSMLAILNDYFPALPSFWVPFGWTMGKISLFVAFLIPFNLMEKKRLRKQRIVAGMSGLVLFLMIISPQVEKDSVIGFGHDALGAGGMFVAIVAGLIAGFVLVMLGKFSFFKEESVIPDFVRAWFDSMLPIGIIVIFGWVVVLIMKVDLYNIVLSIFMPLSSFMESPGGFVGMMFLICFLYSMGISTWVLTPVVQPVLLKAIAENIALVQNGTATVENLNLVTSSTLYSAYLWIGGIGCTMPLVLMMMRARSKKISALGKACIAPSIFNINEPVIFGAVAWNPLLMIPMWLQGIILPIVIYIFTKVIPFAPIPKVQFELWYCPFPFATWFTTGTVTGLILMVVIFMISTAIWYPFFKAYDDQETKAENQSLKEA
- a CDS encoding PTS lactose/cellobiose transporter subunit IIA — encoded protein: MDDLLSEQAMKIILYAGDARVNCRNALVAVEKNDFETAKAEMKIAKSNITQAHQVQTKAIQSEMSEEAQAHPHSLLFTHAQDTLMTIYSEINMANHLIKIAKQLNERLRLLEKE
- a CDS encoding glycoside hydrolase family 1 protein, which codes for MYQVPKGFPKDFLWGGAVAANQCEGAYEYEGKGTSVADINEFRADLPLEKRSNAEISTSYIEEALNSKTGVFPKRWGINFKETYPADLKLLGDMGLKLFRTSIDWSRIFPNGDDLEPNEAGLQFYDQLIDEIIANGMEPMITLSHYEIPLNLTLKYQGWYSREVADFFIRYAKIVLDRYKGKVKYWIVINQINLIGHESFNHLGIAEDKVDNLLEAKYQGVHHMLVASAAVTEYAHQVDKNYEVGMMLCGGPEYAATCQPEDVLATLKINQMQYFFADVLLRGYYPGYAFRYFEERGINIAFAEEDEAVLRNTADYMSFSYYYTQICDAKHDEPYRNKELPANPWGWTIDPLGLRTLLNSFYDRYQCPIYITENGIGCYDKLEADGAIHDDYRIDYYKAHIEQMKEAIKDGVDLRGYCAWGLIDIISCSSSEMSKRYGFIYVDQDDYGKGSQKRYLKDSYAWMKQVIETNGEVL
- a CDS encoding histidine phosphatase family protein; translated protein: MKKILVGLVGLVFLLGACNTGKSEEKTDSTETKAAQETTLYFVRHGKTMFNTTGQVQGWSDTPLTDEGVQGAKDLAVGLKETPFVLAYSSDLGRAMSTANYVLAEGDRKGIELETLSGLREWNYGGYEGRDNADMWTPIFEKNGLKFDEEWTQYGELTRKLSDEEIADEIAANDKTGTAENYKEIVKRSKEAMDQILAEAKAKGGGNVLIVAHGSEIPTILEILVPGGYQGEDIKNCSVTTVKVKDAAFSIDKIGDLSYLEKGKE
- the rlmD gene encoding 23S rRNA (uracil(1939)-C(5))-methyltransferase RlmD, which codes for MTTHQLKEGQSISLKIKRLGINGEGIGYYKKTIVFVPGALPKEDISVKITKVAPRFVEGQLTKIVKAAPERVIPPCPVYEECGGCQLQHLAYPAQLTFKKDLLKQALHKFKPRNFEQYPLRKTIGMKNPWNYRNKAQFQLRKIDGEIEAGLYQAESHHLVPIDDCLVQQPATTKVMNALVELLNKYQLPIYNERKNSGIFRTLMVRVGIKTNEVQVVFITQSKKFPQKHALIDEITQQLPEVVSIMQNVQNKRTSIVMGDETLHLWGKESIEEKINEVTFDLSPRAFFQLNPEQTEVLYNEAIKALDLQENETVVDAYCGVGTIGLSLAKKAKEVRGMDIIPAAIEDAKLNAERLGFTNTHYEVGTAEELLPKWLQAGFKPDAIVVDPPRTGVDQKLLKAIMKQPPKKMVYISCNVSTLAKDLVDLAKVFEIDYLQSVDMFPQTARCEAVVKLTRK